In the Glycine max cultivar Williams 82 chromosome 6, Glycine_max_v4.0, whole genome shotgun sequence genome, TGCTAATGTGagtacaaagaaaaagataataagaTTCTGTGTTTTTTAGAAGTGGTTTTTgcttctaaaattaatttagaaaaaattgattttaaattcatattgtCCAAGGGGAATCAAGAAAAGAGAGCAGAGTGAGAAGGGTTATCTTCTCCCTTCATATTGTACAAGGAGAAAGGCTGCTAATGTTGAGTACAAAGGGAAAGATAATAAGATTCTGTGTTTTTTAGAAGTGGTTATTgcttctaaaataaattttgaaaaaatcgattttaaattcatattgaTCAAGGGGAATCAAGAAAAGAGAGCAGAGTGACAAGGGTTATTTTCTCCCTTCATAGTGGGACGGGGTAGGATAGAGTGAGTTTACTCATTTTATCCATTTCAAATTTGCAACAACTTTTTGAAAACTGAAACTCAACTGAAAAGCATCTCAAATGGAACCTTAGTTTTTCATGAAAGAAATAGATTTGGAAGCAGTGTGCAATGCTTCTTCATATCACAAATTAGATCATAGATCTTATCCTGCAAAACTTCAACTCTTGAAACTGTTTTTATCATACACGTTCACAAATAGAAGCCATAGTTCGACATCTGCCATGCCATGCCAATATTATCACTGGTAGGTTTTGCCAATGCACAAGAAGCAGTTGAGGGTGTGGTGCTGTGTGGAGTCAATAATTGTGATTGAATACATAACGGCAGCTAAGAGCAATGAAAACATAATATAGAGACCATTATAATGAAGCAGCTCTTGTTTGTTTTCCCTATGTTCACCATAAATATATATGCCTATGCACAcaacattaaaaataagtaaatgtaTGGTTAAATTACCACTGCAGCAGCTGCAGGATTCCCTCGATATAGAACTCCAACAGAAACAGCAAAGCTGGGATAACCATGAGCAAAGTTTGTTGTTCCATctgcaaaaatatagagaaaaagaaatatatgagGAACATGCACTCTGAGAAAATcatacaaagagaaaaaaaatatttaaggcttaaacatatttttttgtcctaaaaaataacacttcacaaaaaaaatattaatttttagtccctaaaatttaCAAAAGTCATGCATTTTTAAACCTCAGCAAGGGACTAAAACCACATcgattttgttaaagataggaaccaaaaacaaataaaatttttataaggaCTATACCAAAAACATCATATTTTTagggatcaaaaacatatttaagcctatatTTAAACACACATCCTTGGTGGACTCTATGCCATGATTTATGATTTCCAAATGCAACACAACCCAAATAAAAGATATGGCTTTGATTAGGATTAGGACTTTAATTACcaaaagtgttgagattcagaaatatttaatgtatagaTTTATTAGGATCTGATTTATAGGAAACATATATGATTTAGAGGAAATTGAATATCCTCTCTTTATCCGTATTTATTGTAATGACCACTATATAATAGAACATCCGTTGTGTACTCTGATACACGGTTTTCACACAAATATCCCACAGTTTTATCCTATTTTACAGGAAGGAATTTCTCTTGATCAAGAAAATAAGGAACTAAGAAtggatcttttattttatttaattaaagagaaTATATTAATAGGAAAAAACGAGAAGGAGCATCACAAGAATCAAATGGCACATTTAAATAAGACACATACTTCAAACGAAAGGTGAAACATAGTTTAAAGAAGTTAAAACCATGCATTTCTTTAAATGAAgctacaaaatttgaacaaaGTCCACCCTAAAATTGAAGAAACAGATCTGAATGCCTGGTTCTAGTTTCTGAGAACTAATTAAACTTGAGTGCTGTAAATTACAGTCATTCCTTAAATTATGGTTTAGAAGGAAGTGTCAAATGAAATCCCAGACCTAGAGGATCAATGCACCAGAGATAATCAGATGCTGCATCTCCTATAACTCCTCCTTCTTCCCCAAGAATAAGATGATCTTCAAAATTCTTTTTCACCACTTCTAATATGGCAGCTTCACTCATTTTATCTGTCCTATAATTTATTCACAAAAGTAAGTGAAAATAAGGTTATacagagaaacaaacaaaacacacaaacAAGTTGTTAAGAGTTATTGTCTATTAtcgattatttttgttttcattctgtacagattttttattttcttcttttattaggACAGATTTGCCGCCTGTAATATAGCTCTATTCTGGGCAAGTAGTCATGAATATAAGTTTAGATAAAGTAATTTCCCCTTGTGCagttttattaagaaaaaatatttcggTAATGTATTACAATGAGATGGTAGGTTCTTAAAACCTAGAGCACTAGCCTTTATTTATAGTAATCATAATTCTAACTAATTTGGAGGACAAATCATGCTATAAGGAAATATTCTAACCAATCTTAAAGAGATAATTGGAAAAATGGAAACTAGTCCTAAAGAATAATCTAAGATATgattagatatttttatatattctaatagTTACCAGACATAGGATAGGACTTCCgagattaatatttaatacatatcAAGGGCATAATATCTAGGAGCATATATAACAGAGTTTGAACACAAAAATACTGGGCAACTCAAAGATTGCCCAAATTATTTGTATTCCAACCATATGAATACAAGAAGGAAAATAATAGAGAGGGCACATTATTTGCGTTGATAAATTGATTTGAACATCAAATAAGATAAACATCGATTAGAGTTTCAATGAGACCTTACTCAGTCACTAAGTCAGTTAATCCTTTATATGTAATATTCCGAGGCTTATTAACAGCTTCCATCACAACCTGTAAATAACGGAGGTGTAATATCCATATGAAGAATTGAAGATAGTGGCATGCCAAAATCTTATTTAgctataaaacaaaatttaaaaactctATAATTAGCAAAATACAGTGAAAGTTATAACTGAAACTTCAACATTGCAGGAGCATGATTAGAGCTACCTGATGACTTAGTATTACCTCTAGAAAACTAACTTAAATACCTCAATGTGTACTTTTCCATGAGTCTCTACCAAAGTTGTTAATGGCGAATGGTGGTTCATGGCAGAAAGCcaaaaatccgccataaaaataTGGCGGATGACGTAACGGAAAATGGCGGGCGTCATGGcggataaaaagataaatatatatacatataaatacaaataaaaaattaaaaaaacaacggattgcattcaaataaactaaaaaagtttcatgagttcatacaataaccaagtaccaacaccaaataaactcattcaaGAGTTCAAAACGTGGtgtcaaacagaaaaaaaaataaaaacgggtgtcaaataaaaaaagggtgtcaaatagaaaaaggaaaaagaaaagctcCAGACATCAAAAACGGGTgtcaaacagaaaaaagaaacaacaaaaaaaaacgcACCAGAACACTGTCGACGTCGCTCGGTCATCTGCGTCCTCTCTCTCGCGTGCGTCTTGCTCGGGTCTCTCGCGTGCGTCGTGCTGCTGGCCGGCTGCCGTCGTCGCACTCGAGAACGTCGTGTGCGGGTGTCGTGTGCATCGTCGTCGCCGCCGTTCATGCCCTGGAGACTGCTGCTGGTCGCACCGCTGAAGACTGTTGTGCTGTTCTGTTTGTGGCTTCGTTCTCGCGCTCCGAGTTTCCTTTTGCAGGAGAAACTCAGGTAGGGTTGGGTCAGGTCAGCCCAACCCCTATTGCGcacgttttaaaaaaaaaaacccgctATTCCGCCATTAACGCAATTCCGCCATGACCGCCATGGCTATGGTGGCCGCCATACGCAACGCGCAACGCCACCGCTATTTGGTGACGTTTTTTCGAAATTCCACGACGCCATTCTGCCATGGCTGCTTTTTAATAACACTGGTCTCTACTAGTGTATCTGCTAGATACACTATCTACACAATTCCAGATATAGTACCTATTCTATTTAAGAGTAACTAAACATGAGCAGTGTCCTAAAAGCAAAGATATGAAAGAAATGCACATTAACCAATCATTTGACTTTGATTACAAAAGAAACTTGCTACTTATgaaacacaaaaatatataataaatacggATCATAAAGcaattatcttattaaaattttaatacggAGTAGGTAAATAAACTAATTACATAAAGAGATAATAATCAAGTATTAATGATAAGCTAATCAAGTGGTAAGAACTTACCTTCAGAGGAGTCAAGTAACATGCCCACATCAATATTTTACcagtaaattttatctttaaaacaagtttactaattatttaaagTTAGCAGACCAAGTTCATAACAATGAAAATGCATCTCAAATCATTCAGCATTTTCTACTCTTGGCGTGCTTACTTCCTCATGCTGTGTACAAATATGTCACAGTCCTGTCTCCATATATGTAAAGATTTATGGAAACATGCCAAATATGTTGTGAAATTCTTCATGTAAGATAATCTATCATATAAAAGGCTGGCACATTCCAATTAGTCATAGTCCAATGTCTATGGCTATTCAATGATAAGGTGTCCCTTACAAATATATGAAAGATAATGACAATCCAAACTACATAGCTGTCAAAAGCCAAAAGTTTAAGGTTTAAACATGAAGAACTTGTACTGCAGCCACATCAGGGACTGTTACATGTTTTAAACAACTTTTACATCATTTTCGTGTACCAATATTTACATTGAAGTAGTTAGTTGGGTATGTTAATATACATTCTACCTAGAGGTAAAAATGTTTCAAAAACTCTACCTACCGGGTACAAGTCTCTCAAAACACAATCCCTAATCAAAAAATGATTACATACAGAACTTAGCATTTATGAAACTGGACCCTTATATCCTCAATAACCCTAACTTATCTGCCTTCTTTTTTCTTAGCCAAATgcagtgattttttttcttataaatctgAATTCATTATGGAAGAGAGTTATCTAGAAGCAGGAGACCAAGCAATGTTATCAATGACGGATGGCAGAACACAACGGAAGGCCGAAATTCCTCCATATAAGCACGCCATTACAGCCTATGGCAGCACCATAGCGGAcctcccttcacaaattgcctatggcAGTTGGCAAAAAAACCGCCATAGCACCTCTTGTGTTTGAGTATAAATCATGTGGTGAGTTTCCATATCAGAACAGTAGAAAAAATATGTAGAAAGGAACCATGAGTTTGCCTCAGAAGAGTTCATGGGTGTAGCTGATAAAACTCCAATTTTCAACCAATCAAAAACATTTAGGCTTCTTCATTTATTACAAGAAAAGAAACCTTTCCTCCATCAAAATTTAGATTCATACATcaaatctcttgaaaaataatcatgACAAATCACAAACCAAGGCAAGCAAGAATCTATACCTTTCAGTTTAAAATCCAAATTTTCTTTAGTTCAGATCAGTATAGTAATAGCATGACTGAATATAAGGTCAAAATCAAAAGTTCTTCAAACTCAAATCAGAGTAAATCTGGCAGGAAACTTGTAGCATTACTACCATACGAAACCAAGCAACATAAACAAGGAGTTTTTATctgtaaaagaaaagaaacagtaTTAGATTTCCCACCCAAATTGAAAGTTTAGTGACCCTCAGTTCCCTTCCTTACATGAGCACCTCTCGCTCTTTTTCCCTCTCCATTCCTCAATTTATGTCTGAGTGCATATGTGTGTTGTCAGCAATGGTTGCTGTGGAGTGTAAAAATAGTGGCATGAGTTACTTATGACCAAGTTAATTAATGTCAGAATCCCAACGTACAGAATGCATGTGATTATGCTAACACATGTCAGACTGTCAGTGCacgagaaaatgaaaaaaaaaaatggacggCAGGCCTGAGAATGTACTTTTGGGCTGGAGGCGGTGACAGGTGAGTTGTCAATGGTTGGACTTGTTTGGTGGGTTCTTCCACTGATTTATGGGCACTGGGAATAGATGGTTTTTCCAAAAAGGTAATAGTTGTTTGCATGGGAATAGAACAACAAAACCACTGGCAAAGCACAGTGATGTAAAGGATAACTGAACCACTGATGTTATATAGAATTAGAAGAGATTTTGTTTGTGTGACTGATCAGTCTATACAAGTACATATACTTATGTATTATGTACAGTATTGATTATAAGAGGAATCATCTCCTAAATTAGAGATAAATAGCACTAATATATGAGTCACCTATACAACTCATTATGTATGTGCTGAATTTTAATGCTTAACTTGAACAGTTTGAAAAGCATTAAGACAAAGTCATGTTTCAAAATACCATGAAAATTTAAAACAGTGCCTCAGTTAGAGATCAAATGCCActtaaacacaacaacaaaccaGCCTAAAGCACCCAAATTCTGACAATTGATCTAGCATTCTGTGAATAGCCATGCTCTGTCCATTTCTTATACTCAGTGATTATTGTCCAACTTAATGAAGTTGGCTGCAGATCGACATATCTATTGTGCATTAGTTTGTATTCCCACATCAAGTACTTAGTGAAACCTAGCCCATATGTATTATAAAATACCTTACTTTGGTCATGATATATTTCCTACTACCATGATAACAAAGTACTTTGAAAGCTAAAACTATCTAAGTAAGACAGTATAGTTTTAACCAATCATCCTTTTGACCATAACAAAGAAAGTTTAGAGGTATCTCTCCATCTGTGCCTTTACCAAAGTGCCCTAATCTTGTCCTAGCTTTTATGGCATATGTGTgtgtattaaaattattacaatatAAAACTTAGTGAGAAAAGGCTTTTTCTGTTCAGCTATCATAACATTGTGGTAGTCCTAAATTCCTAAGACCTAATTGTAATtcataaatttgtaataaaggagatataaggttggttggATGATTAAGGGAGAAAGGAAGAGGGGAAAGGCTATGGGTTTGATTCCCTctgctaacaaaactaacattctaaCGAACTAACATTTttcgataaaaaataatatgtcaaACAAATGCATTAACCTTTTCTACGTCCCTGTCACCTTCTACCTTTCCTCTCAACTCACATTTTCACTTTCGTAGTCCACAAACACTGCCTTCTTTTTATCTGCTATGCTAATAAGTAAAGGTGATTGTGTGATGTGCCTAAAGCCTTCAACTTAATGCAAAGCTTCCACACTCAACAATCTCAAAAACAAGATGGACTGCCCAGTACCAAATTCTTACAAGTTAGAAACAACACAATGACAACACAGCGGCAACTTGCAATCATTCAGAGCCAAAATAAGCACATATGCAAATCAAAACAAGAGAGTCTCATTGATGTTTCACAGAAATATAATAACACTTTGAACTTAGAGTCTACTTCAAACTTAGAATCTGCTTAGAATCTGGAAAGGAAaattaggcttaaatatgtttttagtccctcaaatttaGGGGTCTGACTTTTTTAGTcccttaaattaaaatttgcatttttcttagtcCCTCACATTCacgaaatgttttttttagtccttactgTAATAAAAAAACCCGCCACAAATTGTATTGTGCATCAAAACCGCCAAAAATTAGTCAGAGATgactgaaaaaatattttggaaattcTGAGAGACTTAAAAAGACATCTTAATTTGAGGACTTAAAAACACATCTTGAGGGACTAAAAgcatatttaaactaaaaattaacacTTAAAGTGGATTTGGTGGAGcgaaaaagaaatagagaatAAATATGTGAATCGAATGGCGAAGGTGTGAAACccacacaattttaaaaaaaaattattcctttcCATCGTATTTCTTCTCTCCCAAACTCACCAACTTTTTCTTTCCTCCTCAATCCTCATAGGGAGACGAGAGAAAACCCTTAGTAGCAACAAAAACAACAGAAATGTATAACCAAACCGCAGAATAGAAAATATCACCCAAATTAGCAATCCAATGCAAAAGAGGAAAacggtaaaaaataaataaataaataaaaacctgaGCACCAGTCTGTGCAGCAGTTTTAACCACTTCAATGAGGTGAGTGGATGGAATGGGTCCCGTTGACAGCGAACCCACCGTTGGAAACTTATCAGAAAGCAAAGAGTTTGTAATAAGGGGCTGCGTCCTCGATTTGGAGAGACTTGGATGCCACCCATTTCGATGAAATTTCGTAGGGTAAGTGTGAGAAAAACTAAGTGGAGGGAATAATAACCGAGACCGAGGGGAAAGGGTTGCAGCAGCAGAGAAGACAATTGACATGTTTTGAGATTCACTCTAGTTTTTTCTTTGGAGGAAGGAGGAACCAACCAATGTGTCGAAACTCCTCCACTAATTTCAGCAAAGCAATGGATAGTTGTTGGATACCCAAAGGggagaaaaacaataaaaataaaaaataaaaaataaaaaacaaatcttttaattttggataTATTTGTTCCCAAGATTGAGCAAACTCATATACCACCAAGCAAGTCGATAAGTGAGGCTGTTTCAATTTAATAAGAAATTTCGAGACATGAGTTTGAGTCCTTTGAtctagatttaaaaaaaatgagtaaacATTAGTCAATTTAGActcagaaaaaaatatatataagtgctTTTGGAAGTTGTtacaagatttaaatttaaaatttaaagcatatttataatatgttaaagtggagttaaattagttttgaagtttaatattgaaatattaaatttttaataaatttgtagACTAAATTTGTCATCATTTAATGGATCTTTATTAACAATGGAtactaaaattaaacataaaaaatgtgaagtattaaaataaaataaaaatgataatttacgtaataaaatcaaaatgacttattttatcggtaataaaaaattatttaagcttttttttaaattttaaggggcaaaaaatcattttataataacttatacaCACTTTAAAAAGATGGATAGTTCATGGCTCATGTCGATCTCCCCTTCCTCCACCTGTGATAGTAAGAGTGGTTGATTAGTAATTATTGTGTGACA is a window encoding:
- the LOC100796770 gene encoding phosphatase IMPL1, chloroplastic isoform X1 yields the protein MSIVFSAAATLSPRSRLLFPPLSFSHTYPTKFHRNGWHPSLSKSRTQPLITNSLLSDKFPTVGSLSTGPIPSTHLIEVVKTAAQTGAQVVMEAVNKPRNITYKGLTDLVTETDKMSEAAILEVVKKNFEDHLILGEEGGVIGDAASDYLWCIDPLDGTTNFAHGYPSFAVSVGVLYRGNPAAAAVVEFVGGSMCWNTRLFSATAGGGAFCNGQRIQVSATNQVERSLLVTGFGYDHDDAWATNIDLFKEFTDVSRGVRRLGAAAVDMCHVALGIVEAYWEYRLKPWDMAAGVLMVEEAGGTVSRMDGGKFCVFDRSVLVSNGQLHAKLLERIGPATEKLKNKGIDFSLWYKPENYRADV